The Bradyrhizobium barranii subsp. barranii genome segment TGGTCGGCGAGGACGAGAGCGCCTTGAACATGGAGATGCTGAGCGGAGACACGGGCACGCGGATCTTGAGGCCGTCCATGTCCTTGGCGCTCTCGATCGGCTTGGCGCCGCTGGTGATCTGGCGGAAGCCGTTGTCCCACATCTTCTCGAACGTATGGAGGCCGACCTTGGCCATGGCGGCACGGATATGCGCGCCAAGCCCGCCGTCCATCGCTTTCCAGACCTGATCGTAATCGGCAAAGGCAAAGCCGACCGCATTGATCGCGGCGATCGGCACCAGGGTCGCGGCCACGAGCGCGGAGGGCGTGAAGAAGTTCAGCGCGCCGCTGCGCACCTGGGCGAGCATGTCGGTGTCGCCGCCGAGCTGGTTGTTCGGGAAGATGACGATCTCGACCCGGCCATTGCTCTCCTTGGCGACGCGGTCGGCGGCTTCCTGGGCGCGGATGTTGAGGGGATGCGTCAGCGGCAGGTTGTTGCCGTATTTCAGCGAGAACTCGGCCGCCCGGGCCGGGCGCGAGAGACCGCCCATCAAGCCCGCGGCGGGGAGGACGGACAGGGCTTGCAAGGCGCGCCGACGGGTCAGGGACAAGGGCTTCTCCTCCACAGATATTTGATGTTATTTGATGTTTCTGCGACAATGTTGATGCGAAAATTGCGACTTTGAGCTAGCATGTCAAACGAAAAAGTTGATGGTTTTTGATGTATTCGACGATTGGGCCCCGGAATGAATAAACCAGTGGCTCCTTCGCTGAGCCGCATCGTTGACGTGGCGCGCCGGGCCGGCGTCTCCACGGCGACGGTCGACCGCGTGCTGAATCGTCGGCCCGGTGTGCGGGCGATTACGCAGCAGCGGGTGCTCGCCGCTGCGTCCGAGCTCGACTACATGCCGGCCGAGAACATCCTGGCGGCGATGCGGCCGAAGCCGATGCGGCTCCTGTTCCTGCTGCCGGCCGGCACCAACCGCTTCCTGTCTACGCTCGGGCAGCTGATCGCGCATTCCGACGGCCGGCTCGCGCCCTTCAACGTCCATTGTCAGGTCGACACCATCAAGGGCTTCAATCCCGACCTGCTGGCACATCAGCTCTGGCGGGCCCGCGACAAGGCCGACGGCATCGCTTTCATGGCGCTCGAGCATCCCGTCGTGAGGGAAGCGGTCGACCGATTAGCGGAGCACGGCGTGCCGACGGTGACGCTGATCTCGGATATCCTGAATGCGCGCCGCGCGGCCTATATCGGACTGGACAATCGCTCGATTGGGCGCACCGCCGGCTATCTGATCGCGCGCTTTCTGGGCGAGCGTCCGGCCAAGGTCGCGATGATCGCGGGCAGCCGCAGCTACCGCGCGCACGAAGAACGCGAAATGGGCTTTCTGCACGTCTTCGAAGAACTATTCCCGGCCATCAAGGTCGTGGGCCTGCGCGAAGGCCATGATGACGCCGACCGCAACTATCGCCAGACGCGCATGCTGCTGGGCCAGCATCCGGATCTTGCCGGAATCTACAACATCGGCGGCGCCGCCGATGGTGTCGCTCGCGGCCTGAACGAAATGAACCGGGCGCGCGACGTGGTCTTCATTGGTCATGGTCTGACCTCGGATACGCGCGGCTTTCTGCTCGATGGGACGATGGATGCCGTCATCACTCAAAATCAGCTCAACACGATGATGAGCTGTGTCGGCATCTTCGACAATCTGCGCGCCGGCCGCAGCGCCATGCACGGCATCGAGGCGCCGCGCAGCGAGATCATCTTTCGCGAAAATATTCCGGCGCTTGGGGGCTAGGATCCAGGGAGGCTTGCTGGACCCATGGTCGGCCTGGTCGAGCGCATCCATGGCCTGATTGGCACGATGCAATTTTGCCGGTGTTTTGCCCGACGAGTCAAATGACCGGCGTCTGAAGACATCGGGCTCGTCGAGCAGCTCAACGTGCGTTGCAGGAGAGATGCCTCTCGCGCTGCGCGCGCAAGGCAATTCACCCAAGCCTCATCTCGACTTAAGTCGCGCCACCGCGACCAACCGGCCAGGGGCGGTTCTACTGTGCATGGGGTTGTTTTTCAGTTTTTTGTTTGGCGAGGCGCCGGCAGGCGCTCTACAGGCCGGCCGCGACGCCCAGGCGGCCGATGCCGGGGAGCTTGAGCGCCGGCCGCCGGATGTCGATCCCCAGCACCGCGCCGAAGAAATTGATCTCGAACCCTTCGACCCAGCCGACCGTCATGCCGAGGTAACCCGACAGCGAGGCGTAGGCGCCGGTACGGGAAGGGGTGATGCCGGCCCAGCGTCCGCTGTACGGATAGTCCTTGCCGACCGCGGTGGGTGGAAGGACAGCACGAAGCTCGGGAACGGCGTCCAGCGCGCCTGCACGAAGGTGTTGGAATTCGGTCCCGGCCAGGCGCTGTAATCGCCGTAGGCGCGGAACTTGTAGGTCTCGACGACGTGGCGGATCTTGGGGATCAGCGCTTCGGCCCGCGCGCCGTCGACCGCCACGACGGTTTCGGGCATGGCGCCGAACCAGCGGCCGTCGGCTGCAAATCCGTTGCTCCGGATCGGGTCGCCCCACGCCGTGTAGTCGTATCGGCTGTAGGTGCTGGCACCTTTCTCCTTGACGACGATCCAGCTGTGGACGGCGAAAATGCTGCGCCACCGCACCGTGCGCGCGGCAAAGACCCGGATCAGCGCGTCCGGATTGGCGGATGCCGGCGGCAGCAAGCCGGCGCTCGAGCGATCCGCCGTCTGCCAATTGCCCCGGCCATCGCCGAACACATAATAGCGTCCGGCCGACAGTCCTATCGGCACGGAGACCAGCAGCAGGAAGAGAATCAAGAGTTTTCTCAAGGGCAGACGGGGGCAGGCGGGACAATACGATTAATATAGTTCGCCCGGCGGGTCGCGCCAGCACGCTTCTGCTCTTGCATTTGGGAGGTGCGCCCCCATGTTCCCGATTATGATGAAACTGTCCCTCATCGAAGACCAAGCCATCCAGGCGCGAATCGCGGGCATCGCGGGCGCCGAGACGTTCGATCGCATCTTCGCCGGCATCCGATTCGACGAGATCGACGGCAATCTGCTGTTCGCCATTGCCAGGGACGAAGACTGCGCGAGCGAGATCGAGGACGAGTTCTCGCATCACCTCGCGGTGGTTGCGACTCAAGTCCTCGGGCAGAGCGTCGACGTGGTCGTGGTGCTGCCGAAGGTCCTGCAGTAGGCCTTATTTTGCCGTGCAAGCGGCCTCCCGGGCTTGCATCCATGCTTTCCAACGCAATCGTGAAATTGTAATGACGTGCTTGGGCGCTTAGGCCCAGTCCGCGTTGTCGACCGAGCTCTACGGCAGGGCTCGTCGGCGCGCGACTCTATTTCTAAAACAAAATTGGATACACATTGGCGTCCACCAAAAAAGCCCGGGCCGCGACCGGCGCGAAAAAGACCAAGGCCAAAAGCTCGAAAGGCGAGAGCCCGAAGACCAAGAGCTCGAAGAGCAAGGGTTCAAAGAGCAAGGGTTCGAAGAGCACAGAGAGCAAGGGCTCGAAAGGCAAGAGCGCGTCGCGTTCTACGGTCTCGTCCTCATCGCCGCTCGGCATGCTGGCGCTGCATCTGCGCGAGCAATGGGAGAAGTCTGGCCGCGACGGCCTCGTGTTCCTCTGCGACAATGAGAACAGGGCGGAGCGGCTGGGCGGCGTGATCCACGCGCTCGACCCTTCGGTCGACGTGCTGGTGTTCCCGCGACTGAACAATCTGCCATTCGATGGTCTGGAGCCGTCGCGCGAGATCGCGGGCAGGCGGAGCTCGGTGTTGCGGCGCCTTGCCAAGGCAAGGAAGCCGGTCTTCCTCGTATCGACCGCTGAGGCCATCATGGAGCGGCTGCCACTGCCGGCGAGCTGGTCAAAGACCAGCCTCAGCCTGAAAGTGGGCGCGGCCTATTCGGAAGCCGAGCTGGAGCGCCGTCTGGAAGCTCTCGGCTACGACCTCGACGAAGAGGCAGAATATCCGGGCGGCGTCCTGTTCCACGGCAAGACGTTCGAGGTGTTTCCCGCGGGCGGACTTGGTCCTTTCAGGATCGAACATTCCGACGGTGTTATCCGTAAGATCGTTGCCGTCGATCCGGTCGAGCATGAGGTCGTCTACGAGACCAGGGAATTGCTGATCGATCCGATGTCCGAACAGATTGCGCTCGGAGGCAAGCGCGGACAGCGGGCGACGCTGCCGGATTATTGCGCTCGCGCGCGGTGGATCGTGGATGCCGGCGTACCGGGCCATGCCGATATCTGGCTGGGCACCATCGAGGAGGCCGCTGGCCGCAGGGATGCGGAGCGCGAGTATCTCGGACGGGCGGACTGGAAGCGGCTGAAGAAGAGCATCAGCGTGCTTCCGCAAAAATCGGCCTTCACGCCGACGCCCGATTTCTCGAAAGCCTCATCGCCAAGAAAGATCCTCCGCGCATTTATTGACGACATGCAACGCGCCGGGTCGCGGGTGCTGTTCGTCGCGGCCGTCGAGGATGACCTTCGCGCAATGGAGCGGATGAGCGGCATCAAGGCGGAGCGCTGCGCCGATTGGAGCGAGGCGACGGAGGGACGGGATCGCGAAACGGCGTTCCTGGCCGACTTCGATGCCGGCTTCGTCGGGGCCGGCCGCAAGCCTCTCGTCATCGTCACCGCGTCCGACGTGCTCGGCAGCAGAGCCCATCATCCCCAGCCCATGGCGAGAGCCTGGACGGCCGCGTTCGATCATCCGGACGTCCCGGAGCGCGGCGCGGCGGTGGTGCATTTGCAGCGTGGGCTCGCTCTGCTCGA includes the following:
- a CDS encoding LacI family DNA-binding transcriptional regulator codes for the protein MNKPVAPSLSRIVDVARRAGVSTATVDRVLNRRPGVRAITQQRVLAAASELDYMPAENILAAMRPKPMRLLFLLPAGTNRFLSTLGQLIAHSDGRLAPFNVHCQVDTIKGFNPDLLAHQLWRARDKADGIAFMALEHPVVREAVDRLAEHGVPTVTLISDILNARRAAYIGLDNRSIGRTAGYLIARFLGERPAKVAMIAGSRSYRAHEEREMGFLHVFEELFPAIKVVGLREGHDDADRNYRQTRMLLGQHPDLAGIYNIGGAADGVARGLNEMNRARDVVFIGHGLTSDTRGFLLDGTMDAVITQNQLNTMMSCVGIFDNLRAGRSAMHGIEAPRSEIIFRENIPALGG
- a CDS encoding TRAP transporter substrate-binding protein, with the translated sequence MSLTRRRALQALSVLPAAGLMGGLSRPARAAEFSLKYGNNLPLTHPLNIRAQEAADRVAKESNGRVEIVIFPNNQLGGDTDMLAQVRSGALNFFTPSALVAATLVPIAAINAVGFAFADYDQVWKAMDGGLGAHIRAAMAKVGLHTFEKMWDNGFRQITSGAKPIESAKDMDGLKIRVPVSPLSISMFKALSSSPTSLQFSEVYSSLQTRIVDAQENPLPIIQVAKLYEVQKYCAISNHIWDGFWFIANARAFNALPADLRTIVSNAINDAGLKQREDIKTFNATVQADLQRNGMKFTTPSPDSFRAKLRDSGFYGEWKGRFGDEAWALLEGAVGKLA